A stretch of Candidatus Glassbacteria bacterium DNA encodes these proteins:
- a CDS encoding glutathione peroxidase — MHRVLSTLIVAAAFAGTAFAQGSDSKPAAKNSPLLYTMESIDGQKVELASYKGRVILLINTASKCGLTLQYGPLQAIYSMYKDKGFEVLAFPANNFGAQEPGTDEQIREFCSVNYNVTFPLFSKVSVKGDDICPLYAYLTSEETNPGFAGEIPWNFTKFLVDRRGKVVARFEPRTTPDDEKVTAAIEKELAAK; from the coding sequence ATGCACCGTGTTCTGAGCACCTTGATCGTGGCGGCGGCGTTTGCCGGAACGGCATTCGCCCAGGGCAGCGACAGCAAACCAGCGGCCAAAAACAGCCCGTTGCTATATACCATGGAAAGTATCGATGGCCAGAAAGTGGAGCTGGCGAGCTACAAGGGCCGGGTGATCCTGCTGATCAACACCGCCAGCAAGTGCGGGCTGACGCTCCAGTACGGGCCGCTGCAGGCGATTTACAGCATGTACAAAGACAAGGGGTTCGAGGTCCTGGCGTTCCCGGCCAACAATTTCGGCGCCCAGGAGCCGGGCACCGACGAGCAGATCAGGGAGTTCTGCTCTGTCAACTATAATGTCACCTTCCCGCTGTTCTCCAAGGTCTCGGTCAAGGGTGATGACATCTGCCCGCTTTATGCCTATCTTACCAGCGAAGAGACCAACCCCGGCTTCGCCGGCGAGATTCCCTGGAATTTCACCAAGTTCCTGGTGGACCGTCGCGGCAAAGTGGTGGCCCGGTTCGAGCCGAGAACCACACCCGATGACGAGAAAGTGACCGCGGCGATCGAGAAGGAACTGGCCGCGAAATAA
- a CDS encoding glycosyltransferase family 39 protein — protein sequence MSGSAQENSPGRIPSRSLLAVAALYLAVTLPFLGGPALFDPDEGYYPETAREMIAGGDWLDPVFNGAPRWGKPVGFYLADAVSMSALGTSEFAARLPSLLAGLGLALVTALIGAALFGPGTGVLAGVFCASAVQTALYSRSAVPDMFLALFVALSLLAFLRATLGRNRPGGPWLWVMYLSAGLAFLSKGPLGAILPAIVIGSFLPAARQWRRFIELKPLRGLLLFLAVVTPWYVYMYSLHGRDFMVEHFIGRNLERYFTDRWEHSGPLWYYVPVLAAGTFPWTVAFVAGLVSSARGAISRSRLDRSHLFLLCWLLGMLVFFSFSRSKLPNYVLPLYPAALVIAARLVSRLNEQGARVRGLAIAWTTSAVAALLVTVGAGILSRKLGEPQFVLLLWLSPLALIAAAAALVHLGRGGIRNWAWGCALAMAVFFAVLTGAAIPRLDSLQAVRQLAADSQGLLPPGENVAAWRVWSPSFLFYTGTRAYRFNPEEESWPPDSAPGIEWVLTRPSAVVEVERITGKRPSLVLGRDRFVLLRLEAE from the coding sequence ATGAGCGGTTCAGCGCAGGAAAATTCTCCCGGCCGGATTCCCTCCCGCAGCCTGCTGGCGGTGGCCGCGCTCTATTTGGCGGTTACCTTGCCCTTCCTGGGCGGACCCGCCCTGTTCGACCCCGACGAGGGCTATTATCCTGAGACCGCCCGCGAGATGATCGCGGGGGGAGACTGGCTGGACCCGGTGTTCAACGGCGCTCCGCGCTGGGGCAAACCGGTGGGGTTCTACCTGGCCGATGCCGTCTCGATGAGCGCGCTCGGCACCAGCGAGTTCGCCGCGCGTCTCCCCAGCCTGCTCGCCGGGCTTGGCCTGGCCCTGGTCACGGCGCTGATCGGGGCCGCCCTGTTCGGCCCCGGGACAGGTGTGCTGGCCGGGGTGTTCTGCGCCTCTGCTGTCCAGACCGCCCTCTACAGCCGCTCAGCCGTTCCGGACATGTTTCTCGCCCTTTTCGTGGCTCTTTCCCTGCTGGCTTTCCTTCGCGCCACTCTCGGCCGTAACAGGCCCGGCGGTCCCTGGCTCTGGGTCATGTATCTCTCGGCGGGGCTGGCGTTTCTCTCCAAGGGTCCCCTGGGCGCGATCCTGCCCGCGATCGTAATCGGCTCGTTTCTGCCGGCCGCCAGGCAATGGCGCAGATTTATCGAACTCAAACCCCTGCGCGGCCTCCTGCTGTTCCTGGCGGTCGTCACTCCCTGGTATGTATACATGTATTCGCTCCACGGCCGGGATTTCATGGTCGAGCATTTTATCGGCCGCAACCTCGAGCGCTATTTCACCGACCGCTGGGAGCACTCCGGTCCGCTGTGGTACTACGTTCCCGTGCTGGCGGCCGGGACATTCCCCTGGACCGTGGCGTTTGTCGCCGGGCTTGTTTCATCGGCGCGCGGCGCGATCTCCCGCAGCCGGCTGGACAGATCGCACCTGTTCCTGCTCTGCTGGCTGCTCGGCATGCTGGTATTCTTCAGCTTCAGCCGCAGCAAACTGCCGAACTATGTCCTCCCCCTGTATCCCGCCGCGCTGGTGATTGCCGCCAGACTGGTCAGCCGCCTGAACGAACAGGGCGCGCGGGTCCGCGGTCTGGCGATTGCCTGGACGACCTCGGCGGTGGCGGCGCTGCTGGTAACTGTCGGGGCCGGTATCCTGAGCCGCAAGCTCGGCGAACCGCAGTTCGTGCTCCTGCTCTGGCTCTCCCCGCTGGCGCTGATCGCAGCCGCGGCTGCCCTGGTTCACCTCGGACGGGGAGGTATCCGCAACTGGGCCTGGGGCTGCGCGCTGGCGATGGCCGTGTTTTTCGCTGTGCTCACCGGCGCGGCGATCCCCCGGCTGGACAGTCTGCAGGCTGTCCGTCAGCTAGCGGCCGACAGCCAGGGCCTGCTGCCGCCCGGTGAAAATGTCGCCGCCTGGCGGGTCTGGAGCCCCTCGTTTCTGTTCTACACCGGTACGCGGGCCTATCGGTTCAATCCCGAGGAGGAAAGCTGGCCGCCTGACTCTGCTCCTGGAATCGAGTGGGTGCTGACAAGACCGTCAGCCGTGGTAGAGGTCGAGCGGATAACCGGCAAGCGGCCTTCGCTCGTACTCGGGCGCGACCGTTTCGTCCTGCTGCGTCTGGAAGCGGAATGA
- a CDS encoding S41 family peptidase, which produces MNLRKARNPYVYASATILGLLLVGWLFGQLMATSDNTYKRLLLLQDVVNQVSLRYVDNIPADNLYHRAVEGLLDGLDPYTELIPAEDYERFKEIQVRSEYVGTGMSISRTAEQIVVMNVYPGSSAYRKGIQPGDRIIRINNESTRNWTTEQVSLRILGEQGSHVEVTVSRHGAEEPLKFTLTRKPVVVPTVTRHFMLDATTGYIRLATFTERSAAELRQHLQELLDQGMKSLVLDLRDNSGGLTDAAIKICELFMDGRQLIVAIKSRHPEESSSFFSDGKPLLKDGRLAVLINEFTASSSEILAGALQDHDRAVIVGQNSYGKGLVQTTYPLKSGDVLKITTARYYTPSGRNIQREFFSRVQRLQDDPDNPAADEEIQAVFETDMGREVLGGGGIAPDVKVKMDSASVDPYVVRLNSHTFDFAVAYKSMNPGLSQPFKADRKIYDAFVSYLEAKEFKLDRTKTESYRGYITDYLLTYRIAEVAWDDNAAYRMVAMEDAQLSRALEVLGSASSQKEILRRLSEEASE; this is translated from the coding sequence ATGAACCTGAGAAAAGCCAGGAACCCCTACGTCTACGCCAGCGCCACCATCCTCGGCCTGCTGCTGGTGGGCTGGCTGTTCGGCCAGCTGATGGCTACCAGCGACAACACCTACAAACGGCTGCTGCTGCTGCAGGATGTGGTCAACCAGGTAAGCCTGCGCTATGTCGACAATATCCCGGCCGACAACCTGTACCACCGCGCCGTGGAGGGCCTGCTCGACGGGCTCGATCCATATACCGAGCTGATCCCGGCCGAGGATTACGAGCGGTTCAAGGAAATCCAGGTCAGAAGCGAGTATGTCGGCACCGGCATGTCGATCTCGCGGACCGCGGAACAGATCGTGGTGATGAATGTCTACCCCGGCTCATCGGCCTACCGCAAGGGGATTCAGCCCGGCGACCGGATTATCAGGATCAACAACGAATCGACCCGCAACTGGACTACCGAGCAGGTGTCGTTGCGGATCCTGGGCGAGCAGGGCTCACACGTGGAGGTTACGGTCAGCCGTCACGGAGCCGAGGAGCCGCTGAAATTCACCCTGACCCGCAAACCGGTGGTGGTGCCCACGGTCACCAGGCATTTCATGCTCGATGCCACCACCGGCTACATCCGCCTGGCCACGTTCACCGAACGTTCCGCCGCCGAGCTGCGCCAGCACCTCCAGGAACTGCTCGACCAGGGGATGAAATCGCTGGTGCTCGACCTGCGTGACAACTCGGGCGGTCTGACCGATGCGGCGATCAAAATCTGCGAGCTGTTCATGGATGGCCGCCAGTTGATCGTCGCGATCAAGAGCCGTCACCCCGAGGAGAGCAGCAGCTTTTTCTCCGACGGGAAACCGCTGCTCAAGGATGGGCGGCTGGCGGTGCTGATCAACGAGTTTACCGCATCCAGCAGCGAGATCCTGGCCGGTGCGCTGCAGGACCACGACCGCGCGGTGATCGTGGGCCAGAATTCCTACGGCAAGGGTCTGGTTCAGACCACCTATCCGCTGAAAAGCGGCGACGTGCTCAAGATCACCACCGCGCGCTATTACACTCCCAGCGGGCGTAATATCCAGCGGGAATTTTTCAGCCGGGTGCAGAGGCTCCAGGACGATCCCGACAATCCAGCCGCCGATGAGGAAATCCAGGCCGTGTTCGAGACCGACATGGGCCGCGAGGTGCTGGGCGGCGGCGGAATCGCTCCCGATGTCAAGGTGAAGATGGACAGCGCCTCTGTCGATCCCTACGTGGTCAGGCTCAACAGCCACACGTTCGATTTCGCGGTCGCCTACAAGAGCATGAACCCTGGCCTGTCCCAGCCGTTCAAGGCCGACAGGAAGATTTACGATGCGTTCGTGAGTTATCTCGAGGCCAAGGAATTCAAGCTGGACCGCACGAAGACGGAAAGTTACCGCGGCTATATTACCGACTACCTGCTGACCTACCGTATCGCCGAGGTGGCCTGGGACGATAACGCCGCCTACCGGATGGTGGCCATGGAAGACGCGCAGCTTTCCCGCGCGCTGGAGGTACTGGGCAGCGCCTCCAGCCAGAAAGAGATTCTGCGGCGCTTGAGCGAGGAGGCTTCCGAGTGA
- a CDS encoding PAS domain-containing protein, which yields MGMEKLLEAFVCGIPDPVVITDTDHMVLYMNQAAIDLFEGGEALLGKSLFDCHKEESGRIMEEVLERLKAGEVEVQITERQGEDPENRQRTFMRAIRDRDGNLLGYYERYMYWPKRID from the coding sequence ATGGGAATGGAAAAATTACTGGAAGCTTTTGTCTGCGGAATTCCCGACCCGGTGGTGATTACGGACACGGACCACATGGTGCTCTATATGAACCAGGCTGCGATCGATCTGTTCGAGGGCGGGGAAGCGCTGCTGGGCAAGTCGCTGTTCGACTGCCACAAGGAAGAGTCCGGCCGCATAATGGAGGAGGTGCTCGAACGGCTCAAGGCCGGCGAGGTCGAGGTCCAGATAACCGAGCGCCAGGGGGAAGACCCGGAGAACCGTCAACGGACATTCATGCGTGCTATCCGCGACCGGGACGGCAACTTGCTGGGCTACTACGAACGTTATATGTACTGGCCGAAAAGGATAGACTGA
- a CDS encoding SMP-30/gluconolactonase/LRE family protein: MLKKLLLTGAACLLVTQLAQAEYRFFSPQGGFAVEVSLENPGPRLRLPIYRNRITSLTARGDWAIGGTSAEEGLSPYLFAVSLSEQVLKVAHDLAADIPGQREIRSGFGRVEDRFYAGTVADDEGAGGHLVRFTFDGSGFAVEDLGTPVEGEGVFALTADPKRNMLYGITFPHGKFFTYDIASGQVKVFDETAITPTQHGRYHSYALTEEDVLSRALAVDKQGRVWGSRPINELFYYDPSTAKLVTIEEELPTVWGRRPLGRADSWAVAPDGTIYGGNAGDGQLFRIDPETLRVTNLGKPIMSPRMPGLAFGADGRLYGVAGALPAYAHLFVYNTESGDYIDLGNPRVPLNVPEVAAELPWRGFQIATVAATEDGRYILLGENEALSQLIVIPVAGAPEHQWP; this comes from the coding sequence ATGCTTAAAAAGCTGCTGTTGACAGGAGCCGCCTGCCTGCTGGTAACACAGCTGGCGCAGGCGGAGTACCGGTTCTTTTCACCCCAGGGCGGTTTCGCGGTAGAGGTCTCGCTGGAGAATCCCGGTCCCCGGCTGCGGCTGCCGATCTACCGTAACCGGATAACATCGCTGACCGCCCGGGGCGACTGGGCGATTGGCGGGACCAGCGCCGAGGAGGGGCTGAGTCCGTACCTGTTCGCGGTCAGCCTGAGCGAACAGGTACTCAAGGTGGCCCACGACCTCGCTGCGGATATCCCGGGGCAGCGGGAGATCAGGAGCGGCTTCGGCCGGGTTGAGGACAGGTTCTACGCGGGCACGGTCGCCGATGACGAGGGCGCGGGCGGTCACCTGGTCAGGTTCACGTTCGACGGGTCCGGGTTTGCCGTCGAGGACCTGGGGACGCCGGTGGAGGGCGAGGGCGTGTTCGCGCTGACAGCCGACCCGAAGCGGAACATGCTCTACGGAATCACGTTCCCGCACGGCAAGTTCTTTACCTACGATATCGCCAGCGGGCAGGTGAAAGTATTCGACGAGACCGCGATTACACCCACGCAGCACGGCCGCTACCACTCATACGCGCTAACCGAGGAGGACGTGCTCAGCCGCGCCCTGGCTGTCGATAAACAGGGCCGTGTGTGGGGCAGCCGGCCGATTAACGAATTGTTCTACTACGATCCCTCCACCGCGAAACTGGTCACGATCGAGGAGGAGCTGCCCACAGTCTGGGGCCGCCGCCCCCTGGGCCGGGCCGATAGCTGGGCGGTGGCCCCCGACGGTACGATCTACGGCGGCAATGCCGGTGATGGCCAGTTGTTCAGGATCGATCCCGAAACGCTGCGGGTAACCAATCTCGGCAAACCGATCATGAGTCCGCGCATGCCCGGACTGGCTTTCGGCGCGGACGGCAGGCTGTACGGCGTGGCCGGCGCGCTGCCCGCTTACGCCCACCTGTTCGTTTACAACACCGAATCGGGCGACTATATCGACCTGGGCAACCCGCGAGTGCCGCTCAACGTCCCCGAAGTGGCCGCCGAGCTGCCTTGGCGCGGGTTCCAGATCGCCACGGTGGCCGCCACCGAGGACGGCAGGTATATCCTGCTGGGCGAGAATGAGGCGCTGAGCCAGTTGATAGTGATCCCGGTGGCCGGAGCACCGGAGCACCAGTGGCCCTGA
- a CDS encoding type 1 glutamine amidotransferase, giving the protein MPRKFLIIQQIAHEDAGVFGAMVSGGGFEKVLAKMHEGQPVPPDPREFAGILVMGGPMNVDQTGRYPWLTGQLGLIAAAARENVPVLGICLGSHLAAAALGARVYAGQKPEIGWFGVDLTAEAETDKLLMGFPASLDVFQWHGQTFDLPDGAVLLAGSESFPHQAFRAADCVWGIQFHLEVTEAHVRNWLEVNRDEVSSAGVDAEAVIAETDVRLSRIAPLAGSLFGRFLDICRGAQT; this is encoded by the coding sequence GTGCCGCGCAAGTTTCTGATCATCCAGCAGATCGCCCACGAGGACGCCGGTGTGTTCGGGGCGATGGTGTCCGGGGGCGGGTTCGAGAAGGTGCTGGCGAAAATGCACGAAGGACAGCCGGTGCCCCCGGATCCCCGTGAGTTCGCCGGGATCCTGGTGATGGGCGGCCCGATGAATGTCGATCAGACCGGGCGCTACCCCTGGCTGACCGGCCAGCTCGGGCTGATCGCCGCCGCCGCGCGGGAAAACGTACCCGTGCTTGGAATCTGCCTCGGTTCGCATCTGGCCGCCGCGGCGCTGGGTGCCCGGGTCTATGCGGGCCAGAAACCCGAAATCGGCTGGTTCGGCGTCGACTTGACCGCGGAGGCTGAAACCGATAAGCTGTTGATGGGGTTTCCGGCCAGTCTCGATGTTTTCCAGTGGCACGGCCAGACATTCGACTTGCCGGACGGCGCAGTGCTGCTGGCCGGATCGGAGTCGTTTCCCCACCAGGCGTTCCGCGCCGCGGATTGTGTCTGGGGCATCCAGTTCCATCTGGAGGTTACAGAAGCCCATGTCCGCAACTGGCTGGAGGTCAACCGGGATGAGGTGTCCTCGGCGGGAGTAGACGCCGAGGCCGTAATCGCGGAAACGGATGTGCGCCTGAGCCGAATCGCTCCGCTGGCCGGGAGTCTGTTCGGGCGCTTTCTCGATATCTGCCGCGGCGCGCAAACCTGA